The genomic interval GGTGCTCCCTTCCTCTCTTGTATGAAGAGTCATTTTAACGGCTtacccctctctcccccactgCAGACTCAGTCCTCCTGTTCTCCCACTGTGCACCCTAAAAGAGATAGAACTGTCTATGGATAGATTCTTCAGATTGGAACCATCTGATATGAACAATGGCTGTTTTCTTTCTATCTTAACAAGAGAGGTAAGAAAGAAGAGAGCTCCTAATCTATGACCTACTTTGGAATTGAAAAACAACCAACTCCCATCATGGGAACCCAACTCAAGACCATTTGGCAGGGGCTTGATTGTATTTCACAAGTAGCCAAAGGGCAAGAACAGGATTATCgctgtgtggcacacagtctctgcTCTTCATGATTCCCCCAGTGTTCCTCCTTGtgccctccactcccacccctcccAGAAGTCTGCCTAGTGTCTGGTGTCCTTCCCTAACCTGGAAGAGATAAGCAACAGGATTCTTACGCGGTCTGTAAATGGGGAACTAAGAAAAAGTTATTTTCTGGGGCTTCTGAGTCATGTTAGGAGCTAGGGCCTAAAAATCATTTActttaatatgttttattttttcactaaataactgataaatatttaaaatgtgcacAGCGATGGTGACCCCTCCCACACTAACAGCCGCCCGCTTCCCTTGCAGCGGGACCCATCTGAGACAGTGTCAGTGAAAGACGTTCTGGCCAGGGCAGCAGCCAAAGGTCTACTGGAAGGGGTTGAGGTTGGGAAGACGCTCAAAAGGGACAAGAAGAGGAAAAAATCGAAAGCACTGCCATCCAGGGCTCCTCACCATGGGGACCCACTTCGCGACCATTTGGCAGTGGATGGTAACGACACCAGCAACGTCCAAATGAAAATCTCCGAGCTCTTGCACCGAGAAAGCAAGATAAGTACTTCAACAAAAATGTCCGCCCCAGCAAAGACTGTGTCTCAAGCCGGCACTTCCTCCCAAGTCAGAAAGCCCAGCAAGCCTTTATCGACCCCACTGGTGAGGAATTTTTCCAGGCCGGTAGAAAGGCCAACGAACTTTGTGAGAGCGCGGCCAGAAGGCAAAGTGATTCCTTTGAAACCAATTGAAATCGTTCTGCCGCCAGTGATATTCCCATTGAGTTCCCAGGGGCCCAGGGTTCAGATGCCAGCCACCCATTTTTATTACCGCTTCATTGGATCAAAGGTTGGTGTGCCCCGCTATCTTACATCCTCAACAtccagaagaaaggagaaggttAAGGAGAGCACAACTTCCTCCCACGTCAGGCACCCTAGACCATGGCTCTGACTGTGTGGCCCTTGTGACAGGGTGGCTGGGCTTTGTCCAGTTTTAGATACGGTTACACAAGGTGCTGGTGCTTGCGGTTGCTTAGTGTCCTCTAGTGCAATGTAACCTCCAGAGAGAATGAAAGACAGGTGAGGAGTAACCCTGGAGGGGCCGAGCTAAGCCAAGCTTTCAGCAGTGCTGTGCTATTAACCTGTTCTAGGAAGTCCAGTTGCAGACTGGACCAGCTGTTAGACCTTGTCTCACTCTTGGGAGGTTTCAAGTATGGGCGGAGCATGGCTGTCTTACCTGAAGGGAAGCCAGGACCCCTTCCAGTAGGTTGATTTGCAGACCTGACCGAGGGGCTTGGTAGAAAGTCCCGAGACACAAAGGATGCTGTTCTTTCCAGCCTGCTCCAGCTCTAGCCAGGAACCTGCGGGCACTCCTTAGCTAGGCAGTTACTGTAGCTGAAACCTCTCCAAAGCCAACTGAGGCCAGCTTTTTCCTTAAGCATCCTACTGCTCCTGAGAGAGGACATGCCAGGAGGTTCTCTAGTGGCCTGAGCTTTGAGTACGGTAGGAAGCCCAGGAAATCCCAAGTGTCAGATGTGCACAGTCCAGATGTTCATTCAGAAACTGTTTCTGGAGAGACTCCTGGATCCCGAGTAGACTAAGCATGATAATCCCTCCCTTCTGTTTAGGCCAAACATTGTTGGAAAGAGGACAGCAAGCAAGATTCCACCTAGGGATTCTTACTCTGAGAAATAGGTCTCAACTGTCGAACAGAAGCAGAAACTCAGAGGTTTCTGATTCTACACGAAGATCAGGTGGCACAGCCAAACGTAGACGTCATTTCAAGGGCACACGGGGACGGAACCTTGGGGAACTCATTTCTGATGCACAGTTAGAATAGATTGCAGCACTATGTTAATTACATTAAATGTCACCACTCTTAGCTATAGTAACCATTGCCTAGTAATACTGACATGAttatcatttctgggtcttaattttttttttatcatggcaacagaaaTTGTTTGACGTTAAATAAAGTTATgattacaattcttttttttttttaagttcagacACATACAGAGTTTGAATGTAAAGCTTTATTTTCAGAATGCAACTGCATAGAACTGGGCGTTCTAAACGCTCGGTTCAGGTAGCAGGGCTCCAGGAGACTGGGGTGTGTCTGAGCTCCAGTGGTCTTTTTTTTGGTCTCACTTGAGGTGGGAAGGACAGAGgattggggagggggggttgCTTTTCATAGTACAGTTTTATTTTAGGTaaagatttatatttttcattaaaagcTGAGTGAAGAAAACGAGTTTTGTACTTCAAGAGGCTTACATGTATATTCTGGAGAGTTTTTGCTAGTTGATTCTTTACAAGTATAGAAAGTGGGGAACGGGCAGATGGGTTCCCAGTTGCAGTCTAGGCTGAGCTGCACAGTGGACCCTGTCTAGACCCCCGCTGAGCAGGTTCTAGCTGCTATTTCCCATCCCTAGCTCTATAAACCACAAGCCTGCACTGCTCCCAGTGCTTAGACATCTTACCAAGACATCAACTACGCATCTCTTTGGATGATGTGTTTTAGGCTGCAGCCCAACCTGCCATTTCATCCCAGGAATGAGAGCTCAGGCTGAAAAAACCTTCCCTCTCACGTCGATTTTCTGGGCTCACTCTCGTGGCTCCATAGAAGTTCAGGGTATTTTCTAACCTCTAGTGGCATGTGTTTCCTGCCACGTGACCCTTGGGCGTCTCCTAATATGTATCTCGGCACTAAATTCGTCTTCTCTTTGCCCATTCATAGAGATTCTGCTCTTCTTTAGGACTCTTCTAGGGAGGACAGGATCAATAATTTCCTGATAAAGTAAGAAgagaaacaggataaaagcaaccTAAGAGAACTCTAGTGAAGACGGCTGAGCACACTGTCTTTTAACTGGCATTTTACCTGCTTGAGCTTCTTAAAAGTGTtggcaaaataaaaaagaatcaaactACTATAGTATTCAAATACCGCCGTAACGAttcatatctttatttatttactttgtggtGCTGGGGGTTGAGCCCAGAGCCTTGCCCCAAACAAGTTCCTATTTTTTACCTGAAACTGTTTACCAGTGTAAACCCCCTGAAAGCAGGGTGAAATGTTGTCCATCGAGAGTGTCTTTAATAGCATAAGAGAAGATGGGGTGTGGGGGaatacatctataatcccagtactcaggaggctgggccaggaggattgccatgagttcaaggccagtctgggttacagagtgagatctATCTCAAAGACCAGACAACACAACACAGCGAATGAACAAAACTTGGGTACTCACTTTTATTTGTCTCCTACATGTCAGGGAGTTAAAAGAGCCCAAAT from Mus musculus strain C57BL/6J chromosome 5, GRCm38.p6 C57BL/6J carries:
- the Nsun7 gene encoding putative methyltransferase NSUN7 isoform X5; amino-acid sequence: MVNTGSWYTVAHMSILTSGHTSKIFVCGIQQEEKDFNARKLFTRMGCQNIEILHETFLSIESKDHRLQNVKVILLLPRCSSLGVSNPVEFILNEHEDKSLLQDLSQGGLPKDKLETLVQQQFEQLTHAMKFTKVQAIVYCTCSVSKEENEDVVEKALEYQSSGVKMQPYRLSPPVLPLCTLKEIELSMDRFFRLEPSDMNNGCFLSILTRERDPSETVSVKDVLARAAAKGLLEGVEVGKTLKRDKKRKKSKALPSRAPHHGDPLRDHLAVDGNDTSNVQMKISELLHRESKISTSTKMSAPAKTVSQAGTSSQVRKPSKPLSTPLVRNFSRPVERPTNFVRARPEGKVIPLKPIEIVLPPVIFPLSSQGPRVQMPATHFYYRFIGSKVGVPRYLTSSTSRRKEKVKESTTSSHVRHPRPWL